The following proteins are encoded in a genomic region of Planctomycetia bacterium:
- a CDS encoding transglutaminase domain-containing protein, with protein sequence MQRLRLALLLFCCLAAPALAVDPKEDTNNGPTLGDETVQHIQLGLTVESQGGECRGIHGTTPIPIEWPEQSVRVVAEDITPNVAQVDYRMVAGTVQQMVIDVPFVAPLEKVNALVTMEVTKRKLIAPTDTAQYTLPNKKKLPPDVRIYLGPSPKIESRHAKIRSTAKEILKDKRDASAWEQVEAIYDGVRERVEYKNGPIKGALAALKDGDGDCEELTSLFIAICRAEDIPARTVWVPGHCYPEFYLWDATETGYWFPCQAAGDRAFGEIDEQRPILQKGDNFRDPDRPKQQLRYLSEFLTGKGGKPKVKFVREIVDGPGAN encoded by the coding sequence ATGCAACGCTTACGATTGGCCCTGCTGCTGTTCTGTTGTCTCGCGGCGCCGGCCCTGGCGGTCGATCCCAAGGAGGACACGAACAACGGGCCCACGCTGGGGGACGAAACGGTCCAGCACATTCAGCTCGGGCTGACGGTCGAATCTCAGGGAGGCGAATGTCGCGGCATTCACGGAACGACGCCGATTCCGATCGAATGGCCGGAGCAATCGGTGCGGGTGGTCGCCGAGGATATCACGCCGAACGTGGCGCAGGTCGACTACCGGATGGTCGCCGGCACGGTCCAGCAAATGGTGATCGACGTGCCGTTCGTCGCGCCGCTGGAGAAGGTGAACGCGCTTGTGACGATGGAAGTCACCAAGCGCAAACTGATCGCGCCGACCGACACCGCGCAATACACCCTGCCGAACAAAAAAAAGCTGCCGCCGGACGTGCGGATTTATCTCGGGCCCAGTCCGAAAATCGAAAGCCGGCACGCGAAGATTCGCAGCACGGCGAAAGAGATTCTCAAGGACAAGCGCGACGCCTCGGCCTGGGAACAAGTCGAAGCGATTTACGACGGCGTGCGCGAGCGCGTCGAATACAAGAACGGCCCGATCAAAGGCGCGCTCGCCGCGCTCAAGGACGGCGACGGCGATTGCGAGGAATTGACGTCGCTCTTTATCGCCATCTGCCGCGCGGAGGATATTCCCGCCCGCACGGTCTGGGTGCCCGGTCACTGCTATCCCGAGTTCTATCTCTGGGACGCAACGGAAACTGGCTATTGGTTCCCGTGCCAAGCGGCCGGCGACCGGGCGTTCGGCGAGATCGACGAGCAGCGCCCGATCCTGCAAAAGGGAGACAACTTTCGCGACCCCGATCGCCCCAAGCAGCAGCTACGCTACCTGTCGGAATTCCTGACCGGCAAAGGGGGCAAGCCGAAGGTGAAGTTCGTGCGCGAGATTGTGGACGGGCCGGGGGCGAACTAG